The DNA window CACAATCAGATTGTCATTGCTTGACAAAATGACTCACACACACTCGATTTTAGTTCTTAGTAGACAAGCTTGGTGTGAAGCAATCACCCTCACGCTTGAGGGGTgagttaaagaaaaaatatgcaaGGGCATATCAATCTTAGTGGTGTGTGTCCAAGTTTGTTGGAGAATAAGCAATCTCGAGGCAATCATTGCCAGCTATCCTTTCCTTACTGTTCGCATGAATTTTGTAATATTCCCTTGTTAGAATGATTGTGTACATGTAAGGTAAGGATTGCATTGTACATTTTCCCTTTGATTACTTTTTTGGCTATGAATGAGAAGCAATAGTATCAATCTCATTTGAGCTGATCAAATTAATTCTGTGCATTTTTTCTTTAAACTTTACTCATAACCATGTGTTGTATCCTCTCTTCGTTGAAAGAGAGCCAAAATACGAAGGCGAACCCAAAGGCAAAAACCTCAACTATCAACAAATCCTAGCAGAGCCCAATCGTTTCCTTTCTCCTGAATATCAAAATTCATTTAATCAAATGAATTTTAAAGAGTATATATTGTTCTTGTAGTACTTTTACCAGAGTGGATCGATCATTCATTAAATAGATTTTCATATATACTGTACGTATATGGCGTAAATTGATGGGGGCAGAATTAAGAGCCACTTGAGTTGTGTGAGATTAGATATATATAGGCTACATAAAGCCATCAAATGTCGACTGTGTGTCTCCAATATAGGGTGCCAATCACTCTTTCTCTATTTACTTTCAAACATTGTTTTAGATGTAGGGGGTTTTAACTTTTGTGCAATGTGACAGATTCATACATAACCAGttcacttaaaaatataaattttgttattgattcatTCTATATAGAAGTTAATACTGGATCATTATTGAATTCATTCTATGGAAACTAACCACAACAAATATGGAGTATTATTCAATAGGATCCATGAATAAATTATGGCATTGTGtgattacaaatatatatagtattttatgtatttaaatttaaattaaatatccttacaaaaaatatatattaaaatattcttatataaattatctatataattttgtaagaatatatatatataaaattaaatgtgATCCGATACTtgcaccaatagcgatattgacacataggagggtgctaggcaccactagtgCCCTTTATCGTTGTTTATTGTTTCTCTATATATAATTAGGACATATGATCGATATACATACAAGTGTAGTTCAGTAGTGTATTGTATAGTTctgatatttattatatttttctctaattaacttcagAATATAAAGATGTGTCTCAGCTCATCATCTGAGAATTCTCCATCTGCCATCTTGAACTATTCTAAAAGAACAAAGCGATCAAAAGTTCAAGTCCAGAGACTTTaactcatataaatatatatttatatatatatatgtatatatatatatatcatatctaCCGTACTGATCGTttgaacaataataatatatatacataaatttatttatatagcaGGAGAAGAATAAGATGTAGTGATGAAGAGTTAGGGTCTGTGGATATGGAGCTGATGAATTTGAAGCTTTATTTGGAGAACCAAACCATCATTGAAGAGAACAAGAAGCTGAGAAAGACAGCTAGCCTTCTTCACAAAGAGAACCTTGCTTTGTTCTCTGAATTGTAGAAGAAGTTTCCTAATAATGATAACAATTTTGATCACTAGTTCCACTACGATATTCCACCAGTTTGATTAAAcatttcttcctcttctttcttcttaacCATTAATCAAATATTGATATAAAGGAAGAAATAAATTTAGTCATTTCTTTCTGTTAATATAGATGTATGCATGCAATAGGTTTatctaattatataaatatatatgtgtttatataattacttttgcatatttttctttaattatgaAATGATCAAAACCTCTGTTTTCACCTGCGGTGGAGAGTTTCTTGTTTGGACTTTCCCAACAAttttattgattatataaaAACATAACATGTGTAGTATGAAGCAGATAGTGCTCATGTATATGCATGTGTGTCTTTAATGTAAAAGAAATTGTCAGTGATTTTATTTAGCTTTTTCttattgagtgttatatatGAAGTGATAATGACTCTATTATATGTATATCAATCAAAGTAGTACAAACGTGACCAAGGAAAGAACACAGATGAAGCTATTCATTATAATTAAGCCAAAggagataatattttaatggtaCTCGTATGCTTATCCAACCAGAGAAGCTTCAGATGAATCCTCttgcttcaaaaaaaaaaaaaaaatacacagcTAAATGAATTTGGAATTCTCCGAAAGTACaggtatatatacatacatacatttatatatatatataactgaaAGACTACTTGAATCATTCCACTTGCAGCCATCAGCTAATTCACaaagttaagaaaaaaaaaatgggaagCTTCATGTTGTCTCATTTTTCCTGCAAGAACACAAAATCATTACAGTCCAGTTAACCAGTTTGAGAagcttcttcttttctctcaaTCAAAATCAATGGAGTTAATTACGTACCAATTCATTTAAAATGAAGCAATTCATGTGTTTTGGGATACCATATAGATGGACTTCATAGTTCCTTGGAACGCTCTTCTGATGATTTGTATATCCGAAATGCAGCTAAACACATTGTGGCATTGCCTAAAACTGTCAAGGCTGCTTGGAGAGCAACCAGTACCTACAGCAACATAACACCAAAGGTCATTTCAAGGACAATAATTACTCATTCCATCTTCAATCCAACTTTTACAATAATTTGATAAAAACACATGATTGATAGTTAGGTACCAAAAACCAAAGCCAAGTCACCATTTTTAATCATTTGCATAGTATCATATCATCACAATATATATAGTTCTAAGGATGTAAGGCGTTTTCATGTGCAGACTAAAGATAAGTAAATGCATATCAAAGCACACACAAAAACTAGTTGTGAATAAGGAAAAGATCATTGAATCTTCTTACCTCAAGAGACTcagagttataaaagaaatgCCATGTACACGCACAAAATGCTCCCCCCAGCAGGGGTACCTAAACATATCAGTGGTTTAAGTTAGTGAAACTAACTGGGAAAGCTATTGATAAAGCTTCGTTCTTTATATAAATGTGAGCAAGATAATCAAAAATCCAAATCTAATCGAAATTTCCAAGCTTTTTAAAAGAATTAGAAGAATAACCCACCATACCCCAAGAAAGGCCTTTCCAAGATTCATTCCCAGAAATTTCTCCATATTGCCATACCAAAGCCATTGCTGTAATCCTTAAACCAAAAATTCAAAAGAATTGTTGGAAACTCAttagagaaaaagaagaagataatTCGAGAAATACTCACCATTCAACAACACTGGAAACATGAACGGCCCAAGTGGGAAGAGAAAGGGCGTTGGAGGGCTCACTGAGTTGAAAAGAACCCAACTCGATAGCTGAAGCGGGCCCCATAAGGGTTAGGGTCAAGCCCGCCCCGACTCCGAGTAGACCTACCATGGCTTTTGGATTCTGAAGGAAGCCATAAGTAGGGTTTCGTGGCTGAACTGGAGGAGGAGGAGTCAGTTGGGAACGAGTAGTTGGAGGAGAGAGAGAAGGTAAAGCTTTGAGCGTGGGTTTGAGAGAGAACAAGAAGGCATTCATTGCCATGGCAACTGGAGGACTTTCGATGCCTGCTGTGCTTGGTGTGAGCGATATGAAAATTTAGACTTTTGAGggttgaaaagatatttcagccAAGAAAAGGGTGCTTTTgcaaaattacataaatttacattaaatactaatttttttcctaattttatatttatactttcacaatttttttttttacatttatactttcaatacttaaatttttttttctttttattattatttacttattaaaacttgaaaaaaaaaattattttccctctctctctctctctctctctctctctctctctctctctctctctctctctctctctctctctctctctctctctctctctctctctctctctctctctctctctctctctctctctctctctctctctctctctctctctctctctcattaatttttttttatctttgtatatatatatataaaatatcaaaaagAGCACTGGTTAGCTTTTCCCTCGTGTTTTGCTCTCGCAGCTTCAGGCTGGTGGCTATGGCTAAAACGAGGTCCAAGATTCAAGGGAAGGCTAGATCTGTGGGCaagaaatcaaagaagaaaCAATCTCAATCGACTCAGGAAGCTATTTTGACTGGGGCTCGATGTGAGGAAACCAGAGTTGAACCGCTTGAGGTCTCGGAGGAGGAGGAGACAACGAAGACGATCCTTCTCTTGTGGATTTATTCCAGAAACCTCTGTCTCCAAGATCATCCCTAAAGCTTATACAGAGGTAGGAAGACGTTCAGAAGGACTTTCTTCAGTTTCTGCAGGCCAGCAACCAATGTAATAGTGATGTGAAACAAGGTAAATCCCCAATTCCTCCTATTTTGCGATCTGGTATTGTGCGAAATTTGGAACCTTCTTTTAAACAGTCTGTGAGTACAAACAAAGTGAAAATTACGCTTGATGATATTGAGAAAgaaattaatttctagcaaGCTTCCATCGTATGTTACGTGCTTGGTGTGAATCCTCCATTACATGTACTGGAGGGATTTGTAAACAGGGTATGGAAGGATAAGATAGATAGGGTGAAGATGTTGTCATAtggaattttcattatcagatTCAATTCTTTGGAAGATAGGGATCAGATTCTGGAGGGGGGCTACATATTCTTTAACCGAAGGCCTGTCATCATGAAGGCATGGGATCCAAATGTGAATTTTAAGAAAGAATATGTAAAAAAGGTTCCAATATGGGTTCAACTTGAAGACTTGGATCTGAAATATTGGGGACAAAGATCTTTGTTCAAAATAGTCGGTCAAGTAGGGGAGCCGATTATGGTGGATAATGTTACAAAAGAGAGGGAAAGGTTGAACTATCCTAGAGTTCTTATCGAAGTTAGAATAGATCAACAATTTTCCGATATGTTAGAATTTGAGAATGAGCATGGAAACAACACACATGTGGGAATCAAGTATGAATGGAAACCGATTGCTTGTAATAACTGCTACGGCCTGGGACATTTGACTGATGATTGTAAGAAGAATGCTAAAGTGGAGAAAAAGTGGGTAGTAAAGGAAGATCATAGGCCAAAAAAGGTAGTGGATGAGGATGGCTTTGTTAAAGTTACAAGAGGTACTAAGGGGAAAGAGCAGTCTAGCACAACAGAGGCTCTAAGGGTGGAAAACACTTTCCAAGCCTTAGACTCTGATCTGGAACAGCAAGTATTGGCAGGAAAAGAGGCTGAAGATGCTGAGAATGAGGGCAATACTGGAGGGGGGGAGATCCCTCTCTCTCCAATGGATAAACTCTTATGTTGGAATGTCCGAGGAGCCAACAATCAACAAAAACAAAGActaattaagcaatttattaGTCACCAAAAGGTTGATTTTGTTGGGCTTCTTGAGACAAGAGTCAAGTCAAGGCTCCTAAACTAGGTGCCTTGTACTCTAATGTATTTGAGGGGTGGTGTTTCTCATCCAATATTGTGTGGCATACTGGAGGGAAGATTGTAATAGCATGGAATCCTTTAAGATTCATTGTGGATATTATTAGGTGCACAAGCCAATTTATGCACCTAAAATATCAATAATGGATGGTATGTTTGATAGCCTTGTTACTGTGGTATATGCCTCAAATAGCAGGTTAGAAAGGAAAAGGCTTTGGAGGGATATTTGTGAACTGAATACAAGTGAAAGATGGTGTCTTACGGGAGATTTCAATGAGATTTTAGCTAAGGAAGAAAGAATAGGGCTTCAGGTTTCGAGTTGGCCTAATGGGGATTTCTTGCAATGTGTTACTTACTGTAACTTGGAAGACATAAAGAGCAACGACAATTTTTTCACATGGACAAACAAACAACATGGAGAAGATCAGattttttccaagattgatagaGTGTTAGCTAA is part of the Cannabis sativa cultivar Pink pepper isolate KNU-18-1 chromosome 5, ASM2916894v1, whole genome shotgun sequence genome and encodes:
- the LOC115705960 gene encoding uncharacterized protein LOC115705960 — encoded protein: MAMNAFLFSLKPTLKALPSLSPPTTRSQLTPPPPVQPRNPTYGFLQNPKAMVGLLGVGAGLTLTLMGPASAIELGSFQLSEPSNALSLPTWAVHVSSVVEWITAMALVWQYGEISGNESWKGLSWGMVPLLGGAFCACTWHFFYNSESLEVLVALQAALTVLGNATMCLAAFRIYKSSEERSKEL
- the LOC115704400 gene encoding uncharacterized protein LOC115704400; the encoded protein is MATGGLSMPAVLETSVSKIIPKAYTEVGRRSEGLSSVSAGQQPMVWKDKIDRVKMLSYGIFIIRFNSLEDRDQILEGGYIFFNRRPVIMKAWDPNVNFKKEYVKKVPIWVQLEDLDLKYWGQRSLFKIVGQVGEPIMVDNVTKERERLNYPRVLIEVRIDQQFSDMLEFENEHGNNTHVGIKYEWKPIACNNCYGLGHLTDDCKKNAKVEKKWVVKEDHRPKKVVDEDGFVKVTRGTKGKEQSSTTEALRVENTFQALDSDLEQQVLAGKEAEDAENEGNTGGGEIPLSPMDKLLCWNVRGANNQQKQRLIKQFISHQKVHKPIYAPKISIMDGMFDSLVTVVYASNSRLERKRLWRDICELNTSERWCLTGDFNEILAKEERIGLQVSSWPNGDFLQCVTYCNLEDIKSNDNFFTWTNKQHGEDQIFSKIDRVLANQGWLNKYENAEVVFLNEGLFDHSPAIVSLYSTVASGLKSFKYFRIWKSHSKFESSLLDIWSRQVNGSKMFQVVVKLKSLKTVLKDINRDGFSDLLGVVHEAKVRLDEARKGGSGDIC